A portion of the Canis lupus baileyi chromosome 38, mCanLup2.hap1, whole genome shotgun sequence genome contains these proteins:
- the TLR5 gene encoding toll-like receptor 5 isoform X1, with protein MGGERACRGSSTCQVPALEVRGEAAGAPVLHPPPPRWASFLCIPGAPGCHRVIGGLPGHSGRCRLPQDVRPSWPVCPAPAAPCAPSGRVALVQMTGALSRAALAPTGLGRGWEGDALTRQAGRFADGGPKDQRVRADPGRVWSAQGAEGRAPGTGRGRHQCPPPAIFPDALHASRLSDGKQTLLKVSVSQGPSTALSARPAGPTCGGRQVPVQGPPSRAPGWRWACTAVFPSRRIMGRQLGRALGLLLVAGAVAAASCCVADGRRALYRSCNLSQVPPVPSTTEILLLSFNYIRAVTRASFPLLERLQLLELGTQQTPFSVDREAFRNLPNLRTLDLGNSRVDFLHPDAFQGLPHLQELRLFACGLSDVVLTDGYFRNLGALSRLDLSKNQIGSLELHASFQELGSLRSVDFSLNRIPAACEQGLRPLQGKALSLLNLAANGLYSRAPVDWGRCGNPFRNVVLETLDVSNNGWTADVTGNVTRAIGGSQISSLVLAHHIMGQGFGFRNIRDPDRSTFAGLAGSSVLRLDLSHGFVFSLNARLFEVLGDLKLLDLAHNKINRIAGEAFHGLGSVQVLNLSHNLLGELYDSDFSGLAEVAYIDLQHNHIGIIQDQTFRFLGALRTLDLRDNALKTVSFVPSIDTIFLGNNKLETVSHMDLTASFLELSDNRLEDLGDLYSLLRVPALQVLILNRNRLSACRGGHGPTGSVGPERLFLGSNMLQLAWETGRCWDVFRGLPRLRVLHLNHNYLAALPPGLLRDLTALRGLDLSANRLSTLSRGDLPAALEVLDVSRNQLLSLDPGLLAPLRAVDLTHNKFICGCELRPLVRWLNRTNVTVFGSRADVRCAYPSSLAGTPLSSVSMEGCDDEEALRTLTFSLFIFSTVGVTLFLLAVLVAAKLRGLCFLCYKAARRLLPAGPAEDGAPDAYQYDAYLCFSGRDFEWVQRALLRHLDAQYSSRNRLNLCFEERDFVPGREHIANIQDAVWSSRKVVCLVSRHFLRDGWCLEAFAAARSRCASHLDGALVLVVVGSLSQYQLRRHPAIGGFVRQRRYLRWPEDLQDVGWFLDTLSRHILQEQRGARGDGGIPLRTVAAVA; from the coding sequence ATGGGAGGAGAGCGTGCGTGCAGAGGAAGCAGCACGTGCCAAGTCCCAGCCCTGGAAGTGCGTGGAGAGGCGGCCGGAGCCCCCGTGTTGCACCCCCCGCCTCCCCGCTGGGCCTCCTTCCTTTGCAtccctggggcccctggatgTCATCGAGTCATCGGGGGCCTTCCTGGCCACTCTGGCCGCTGCCGCCTGCCCCAGGACGTGCGCCCCAGCTGGCCCGTGTGTCCAGCCCCTGCTGCACCCTGTGCACCGAGCGGACGTGTGGCACTTGTCCAGATGACGGGCGCCCTGAGCCGCGCCGCGCTCGCCCCCAcaggcctgggcagggggtgggagggggatgcACTGACCCGTCAGGCTGGGCGCTTCGCGGATGGTGGCCCGAAGGACCAGCGTGTGCGTGCTGACCCAGGCCGTGTGTGGAGCGCgcagggggcggaggggcgggccCCCGGCACTGGGCGGGGGCGGCACCAGTGTCCTCCGCCTGCCATTTTCCCCGACGCCCTGCACGCATCCCGGTTGAGTGACGGCAAACAGACTCTCCTCAAGGTAAGTGTTTCTCAAGGACCCAGCACGGCGCTGAGTGCGCGTCCCGCCGGGCCCACgtgtggggggaggcaggtgcCCGTCCAGGGGCCCCCGTCCCGGGCCCCGGGTTGGCGTTGGGCTTGCACGGCTGTGTTTCCGTCCCGCAGGATCATGGGCCGCCAGCTGGGCCGCGCGCTGGGGCTGCTGCTTGTGGCCGGCGCCGTGGCCGCGGCATCCTGCTGCGTGGCTGACGGCCGGAGGGCCCTGTACCGCTCCTGCAAcctcagccaggtgcccccggtCCCCAGCACCACCGAGATCCTCCTGCTGAGCTTCAACTACATCCGGGCCGTCACCCGCGCCTCGTTCCCCCTCCTGGAGCGGCTGCAGCTGCTGGAGCTGGGGACGCAGCAGACGCCCTTCAGCGTCGACAGAGAAGCCTTCAGGAACCTGCCCAACCTGCGCACCCTGGACCTGGGCAACAGCCGGGTGGATTTCCTGCATCCCGACGCCTTCCAGGGGCTGCCCCACCTGCAGGAACTCCGGCTGTTCGCCTGTGGCCTCTCCGACGTCGTGTTGACAGACGGTTATTTCAGAAACCTGGGGGCTTTGTCGCGCCTGGACCTGTCCAAAAATCAGATTGGGAGCCTCGAGCTTCACGCCTCCTTCCAGGAGCTGGGTTCCCTGAGGTCCGTGGACTTCTCCCTCAACCGGATCCCGGCTGCGTGTGAGCAGGGGCTCAGGCCCCTGCAGGGCAAGGCGCTCTCCCTTCTGAACCTCGCGGCCAATGGCCTGTACAGCCGGGCCCCCGTGGACTGGGGGCGGTGCGGGAACCCGTTCAGGaacgtggtcctggagaccctggacgTGTCTAACAACGGCTGGACCGCAGACGTCACGGGCAACGTCACCAGGGCCATCGGTGGGAGCCAGATCTCCTCCTTGGTGCTCGCCCACCACATCATGGGGCAGGGGTTTGGCTTCCGGAACATCCGGGACCCTGACCGGAGCACGTTCGCGGGGCTGGCCGGGAGCTCGGTGCTGCGGCTGGATCTGTCGCACGGCTTCGTCTTCTCCCTGAACGCCCGACTGTTCGAGGTGCTCGGGGACCTGAAGCTCCTGGACCTCGCCCACAACAAGATCAACAGGATCGCGGGAGAAGCGTTTCACGGCCTCGGCAGCGTCCAGGTTCTCAACCTGTCGCACAATCTCCTGGGCGAGCTCTATGACTCTGACTTCTCGGGGCTCGCGGAGGTCGCCTACATTGACCTGCAGCACAATCACATCGGGATCATCCAGGACCAGACGTTCAGATTCCTGGGGGCGCTTCGGACCCTGGATCTCCGCGACAACGCCCTCAAAACCGTTTCCTTCGTGCCCAGCATAGACACCATCTTCCTGGGCAACAACAAGCTGGAGACCGtgtcccacatggacctcacagCCAGCTTCCTGGAGCTGTCGGACAACAGGCTGGAGGACCTGGGCGACCTCTACTCGCTCCTCCGGGTCCCTGCCCTGCAGGTCCTCATCCTCAACCGCAACCGCCTGTCTGCGTGCCGCGGCGGACACGGCCCCACGGGCAGCGTCGGCCCAGAGAGGCTCTTCCTCGGGAGCAACATGCTGCAGCTGGCCTGGGAGACCGGGCGGTGCTGGGACGTGTTCCGGGGGCTGCCCCGGCTCCGGGTGCTGCACCTGAACCACAACTACCTGGCCGCCCTCCCGCCGGGGCTGCTGCGGGACCTCACGGCACTGAGGGGCCTCGACCTGAGCGCCAACAGGCTGAGCACGCTGTCCCGGGGCGACCTGCCTGCTGCCTTGGAGGTGCTGGATGTGTCCAGGAACCAGCTCCTGTCCCTGGACCCCGGGCTGCTCGCCCCGCTCAGAGCCGTGGACCTAACGCACAACAAGTTCATCTGCGGCTGCGAGCTCCGTCCCTTGGTGAGGTGGCTCAACCGGACCAACGTCACCGTGTTCGGGTCCCGCGCAGACGTGCGCTGCGCCTACCCCAGCTCGCTTGCGGGGACGCCCCTGTCCTCTGTCTCCATGGAGGGCTGTGACGACGAGGAGGCCCTGCGGACCCTCACGTTCTCCCTCTTCATCTTCTCCACCGTCGGGGTCACGCTGTTCCTCCTGGCCGTCCTCGTGGCCGCCAAGCTCCGGGGCCTTTGCTTCCTCTGTTACAAGGCGGCCCGGCGCCTCCTGCCTGCGGGGCCCGCCGAGGACGGAGCGCCCGACGCGTACCAGTACGACGCCTACCTGTGCTTCAGCGGCAGAGACTTCGAGTGGGTGCAGCGCGCGCTGCTCAGGCACCTGGACGCTCAGTACAGCTCCCGAAACAGGCTGAACCTGTGCTTCGAGGAGAGGGACTTCGTCCCGGGGCGGGAGCACATCGCCAACATCCAGGACGCCGTGTGGAGCAGCCGCAAGGTGGTCTGTCTGGTGAGCAGGCACTTCCTCCGTGACGGGTGGTGCCTGGAGGCCTTCGCGGCCGCGCGGAGCCGCTGCGCGTCCCACCTGGACGGCGCCCTCGTCCTGGTGGTCGTGGGCTCCCTGTCGCAGTACCAGCTGAGGAGGCACCCGGCCATCGGGGGCTTCGTGCGGCAGCGCCGGTACTTGAGGTGGCCCGAGGATCTGCAGGACGTGGGCTGGTTCCTGGACACGCTCTCCCGACACATCCTGCAGGAGCAGAGGGGCGCGCGCGGGGATGGCGGCATCCCGCTGCGCACCGTGGCGGCCGTCGCCTAG
- the TLR5 gene encoding toll-like receptor 5 isoform X2 produces MGRQLGRALGLLLVAGAVAAASCCVADGRRALYRSCNLSQVPPVPSTTEILLLSFNYIRAVTRASFPLLERLQLLELGTQQTPFSVDREAFRNLPNLRTLDLGNSRVDFLHPDAFQGLPHLQELRLFACGLSDVVLTDGYFRNLGALSRLDLSKNQIGSLELHASFQELGSLRSVDFSLNRIPAACEQGLRPLQGKALSLLNLAANGLYSRAPVDWGRCGNPFRNVVLETLDVSNNGWTADVTGNVTRAIGGSQISSLVLAHHIMGQGFGFRNIRDPDRSTFAGLAGSSVLRLDLSHGFVFSLNARLFEVLGDLKLLDLAHNKINRIAGEAFHGLGSVQVLNLSHNLLGELYDSDFSGLAEVAYIDLQHNHIGIIQDQTFRFLGALRTLDLRDNALKTVSFVPSIDTIFLGNNKLETVSHMDLTASFLELSDNRLEDLGDLYSLLRVPALQVLILNRNRLSACRGGHGPTGSVGPERLFLGSNMLQLAWETGRCWDVFRGLPRLRVLHLNHNYLAALPPGLLRDLTALRGLDLSANRLSTLSRGDLPAALEVLDVSRNQLLSLDPGLLAPLRAVDLTHNKFICGCELRPLVRWLNRTNVTVFGSRADVRCAYPSSLAGTPLSSVSMEGCDDEEALRTLTFSLFIFSTVGVTLFLLAVLVAAKLRGLCFLCYKAARRLLPAGPAEDGAPDAYQYDAYLCFSGRDFEWVQRALLRHLDAQYSSRNRLNLCFEERDFVPGREHIANIQDAVWSSRKVVCLVSRHFLRDGWCLEAFAAARSRCASHLDGALVLVVVGSLSQYQLRRHPAIGGFVRQRRYLRWPEDLQDVGWFLDTLSRHILQEQRGARGDGGIPLRTVAAVA; encoded by the coding sequence ATGGGCCGCCAGCTGGGCCGCGCGCTGGGGCTGCTGCTTGTGGCCGGCGCCGTGGCCGCGGCATCCTGCTGCGTGGCTGACGGCCGGAGGGCCCTGTACCGCTCCTGCAAcctcagccaggtgcccccggtCCCCAGCACCACCGAGATCCTCCTGCTGAGCTTCAACTACATCCGGGCCGTCACCCGCGCCTCGTTCCCCCTCCTGGAGCGGCTGCAGCTGCTGGAGCTGGGGACGCAGCAGACGCCCTTCAGCGTCGACAGAGAAGCCTTCAGGAACCTGCCCAACCTGCGCACCCTGGACCTGGGCAACAGCCGGGTGGATTTCCTGCATCCCGACGCCTTCCAGGGGCTGCCCCACCTGCAGGAACTCCGGCTGTTCGCCTGTGGCCTCTCCGACGTCGTGTTGACAGACGGTTATTTCAGAAACCTGGGGGCTTTGTCGCGCCTGGACCTGTCCAAAAATCAGATTGGGAGCCTCGAGCTTCACGCCTCCTTCCAGGAGCTGGGTTCCCTGAGGTCCGTGGACTTCTCCCTCAACCGGATCCCGGCTGCGTGTGAGCAGGGGCTCAGGCCCCTGCAGGGCAAGGCGCTCTCCCTTCTGAACCTCGCGGCCAATGGCCTGTACAGCCGGGCCCCCGTGGACTGGGGGCGGTGCGGGAACCCGTTCAGGaacgtggtcctggagaccctggacgTGTCTAACAACGGCTGGACCGCAGACGTCACGGGCAACGTCACCAGGGCCATCGGTGGGAGCCAGATCTCCTCCTTGGTGCTCGCCCACCACATCATGGGGCAGGGGTTTGGCTTCCGGAACATCCGGGACCCTGACCGGAGCACGTTCGCGGGGCTGGCCGGGAGCTCGGTGCTGCGGCTGGATCTGTCGCACGGCTTCGTCTTCTCCCTGAACGCCCGACTGTTCGAGGTGCTCGGGGACCTGAAGCTCCTGGACCTCGCCCACAACAAGATCAACAGGATCGCGGGAGAAGCGTTTCACGGCCTCGGCAGCGTCCAGGTTCTCAACCTGTCGCACAATCTCCTGGGCGAGCTCTATGACTCTGACTTCTCGGGGCTCGCGGAGGTCGCCTACATTGACCTGCAGCACAATCACATCGGGATCATCCAGGACCAGACGTTCAGATTCCTGGGGGCGCTTCGGACCCTGGATCTCCGCGACAACGCCCTCAAAACCGTTTCCTTCGTGCCCAGCATAGACACCATCTTCCTGGGCAACAACAAGCTGGAGACCGtgtcccacatggacctcacagCCAGCTTCCTGGAGCTGTCGGACAACAGGCTGGAGGACCTGGGCGACCTCTACTCGCTCCTCCGGGTCCCTGCCCTGCAGGTCCTCATCCTCAACCGCAACCGCCTGTCTGCGTGCCGCGGCGGACACGGCCCCACGGGCAGCGTCGGCCCAGAGAGGCTCTTCCTCGGGAGCAACATGCTGCAGCTGGCCTGGGAGACCGGGCGGTGCTGGGACGTGTTCCGGGGGCTGCCCCGGCTCCGGGTGCTGCACCTGAACCACAACTACCTGGCCGCCCTCCCGCCGGGGCTGCTGCGGGACCTCACGGCACTGAGGGGCCTCGACCTGAGCGCCAACAGGCTGAGCACGCTGTCCCGGGGCGACCTGCCTGCTGCCTTGGAGGTGCTGGATGTGTCCAGGAACCAGCTCCTGTCCCTGGACCCCGGGCTGCTCGCCCCGCTCAGAGCCGTGGACCTAACGCACAACAAGTTCATCTGCGGCTGCGAGCTCCGTCCCTTGGTGAGGTGGCTCAACCGGACCAACGTCACCGTGTTCGGGTCCCGCGCAGACGTGCGCTGCGCCTACCCCAGCTCGCTTGCGGGGACGCCCCTGTCCTCTGTCTCCATGGAGGGCTGTGACGACGAGGAGGCCCTGCGGACCCTCACGTTCTCCCTCTTCATCTTCTCCACCGTCGGGGTCACGCTGTTCCTCCTGGCCGTCCTCGTGGCCGCCAAGCTCCGGGGCCTTTGCTTCCTCTGTTACAAGGCGGCCCGGCGCCTCCTGCCTGCGGGGCCCGCCGAGGACGGAGCGCCCGACGCGTACCAGTACGACGCCTACCTGTGCTTCAGCGGCAGAGACTTCGAGTGGGTGCAGCGCGCGCTGCTCAGGCACCTGGACGCTCAGTACAGCTCCCGAAACAGGCTGAACCTGTGCTTCGAGGAGAGGGACTTCGTCCCGGGGCGGGAGCACATCGCCAACATCCAGGACGCCGTGTGGAGCAGCCGCAAGGTGGTCTGTCTGGTGAGCAGGCACTTCCTCCGTGACGGGTGGTGCCTGGAGGCCTTCGCGGCCGCGCGGAGCCGCTGCGCGTCCCACCTGGACGGCGCCCTCGTCCTGGTGGTCGTGGGCTCCCTGTCGCAGTACCAGCTGAGGAGGCACCCGGCCATCGGGGGCTTCGTGCGGCAGCGCCGGTACTTGAGGTGGCCCGAGGATCTGCAGGACGTGGGCTGGTTCCTGGACACGCTCTCCCGACACATCCTGCAGGAGCAGAGGGGCGCGCGCGGGGATGGCGGCATCCCGCTGCGCACCGTGGCGGCCGTCGCCTAG